The Bacteroidota bacterium genome includes the window TTTAATGACCCTAACGCTAATCCTCCTGGTTCAGACAGATTTTTAAATGTTTTCCAACCAAGATATCAATACCAAGGACTTGGTCAATATTTTCCAACCTTAACGGTTGCGTGTCCGGGAATTCCTTCTAAAACCAGAACCTATACTTATTATTCAAAATTAGATACGCTGCCAAAAGACCCGAACCGGTATCAGTATGAAGATTTTTATGCTGCGCCAAAACCAAACGTTCCGCAGTATGTCAATGCATTTGGGCCTAGATTAAATCCAGTATTGTATACCAGAAAGGGACGTGTTTTAACTCCTGCTTCAACACTTGATACTTTGTTTTACAATACAAATGGTCGTATTCCAAAATTCATTTACGATACAACTTATAATGCCAGCGATCCAACAGATGTAGATAAAATTGTAGGAAGGTTTGATGGCTGGGGTGATGAAATGAGTTCTGACTGGGATTTCTTCCGTAAACCGGATATGAGTTTTTTGCCTACGTTTTACGATACGCAAATGATTCAGTTTAGAAATCCACAAACCAGTACTTTAATTACCAGACCGGTTTTAACACCTTATTATAACCCAATTTCGAGAGCATTAAGATTCAAGACACTTAATGATGCAAATGTTCACGATTCATTAGAAGTATTTAAAGATAGATTGATTGGAATAGGTGTTCAAATTCAGGGGCCATTAGTAAGAATAGAAGATCCTAATACGCCTATTACTATTCTACCATGGCAAAAACTACAGTGTGGTCCAACCTTTCCTGTTCAGTTTGTAAATACATCACTTATTTACCAGTCAGACAGGTTATGGAAACGTTGGGATTTTGCTGAAGACCAATATGCTCCCGCATGTACTTCTTATTCTTTTCCAAACCCAGTTGCTGCAAACGGAGGTTTACCACCTTATTTAAATGCGGCTGATTTACAAAACAGAACATTAGGTGCTTTTGTTGCCAACGGAAAATCATATTTAGGTAGATTCACTTCATGTAATTTCTCTCACGATTCATTGCCAACTCGTTTATACCAAAATTGGGATGTAATTTTTGATTGGAATAAATATGGACATGATTTCCCTCCTTATGATTCTACAAGATGGACAAAAGGATATACACAATGGCCAACAAGCCAAGCTCCTCCAACCGGATTTAATTGGGTACAACCGCGCGATACTGCGGGTGGTCCTACTTGGTGGCCTTGGAATCAGCCGGTATTGGCTTCTGGTCCAACTCCAACAAGGGTAGATACAATGTCTAATATTTGGCCAACCGATATTCAACCAAATAATGTAATAAGATTAAATAATCCAATTCCCGATCCAATTTCAAGTGCCAGAGGTAACTGGATGGATGTACTTCCGGTAGGAACCAGAATTGATAGTGGTTTATTGGTTATTAGCTTGCCAAATGCACATGATGGTAAACCGAGATCATACAAAGGATCAGATTTATTACCAGGCACTAATATTACCTTGTATCGTTATGCATTTAACCGCCAAACAATTCAAGATATAACTGTTACTTTACAGATGAAGGATTCAATTAACAATACTTCACAAGATCCTGATTACAGAACAGTTAAAATCAAGTTTGACACTATAAAAATATATGATCCTATTACCCACACTTATACTAAGGATTCAATTATCAGAGATTCTCTTCACTTAGATGAGTGGGATTGCCATGGAGCATCAACAGTTCAGTTAAGTTTTACCCGTCCTGATGCTTTTGGTTTAAGTCAAGATGGAAAAGTTTGTCCTAATTTTAAATCAGGTTCTTCAGGTGGTGATCCACAAATTATATTGAACAGAGCCGGATATTTAGATTCAGCCAGAACACAGCCTGGACCTGGTATTGTGCCAAGCAGTTCTCGTACTTTCTTAATGATTAATTACGATTCATTATTAGATAGAAACGATGGTACACCTTGCGATTTAGATAATTTCGTTGATTTTGCCGGTGGAACTACCAATGGAGGATTAACCATGCCTGGTATGTATAACAGAGTTAACTATCCTCCAACACCTGGAGGACCATGGACTTCTCCTTCAGGAGCCAGAATGTGGGCACATTATTTCCCTAGCGGTCCAACTCCGGGTGGTATAACAAATATGCCATACAGTAGCAAAGGATGGATTACCTTAGGTATTATAGTAGGTACAGGTTGTGCCTCTCCTACCAACTGTAATTCACCAGGTTGTTTGAGTGATACAGTTTGGTACCATAATTTCTTCCGATTTATTCAATTAAATGCAAGCTTTACCATTGAAAAATTTGCGTTTGAAGATCCTGCTAAACCTAATTTCTGTTACTTAAGAGGTAAAGGTGATACAGTTACTTTCCATTATTTTGATTCGTTACAAGACAATGTGATTGCCGATGTTTGGGATTGGGGTGATGGAACAGCAACAGTAGATTCATTCTACTACCAACCGGAAACAGATGAGCCATATAATAGAATAAGATATGAGTATAATACACAGGTATTACCTTGGCAATGTACAGATACAACCTATTATCCAATTGGTACACGCGTATTCTCACAAACAGTTAGAGATACTATTTGGAGATGTAACGACCCGTTGCATGCATTACCACCATTGCGTATAGATGTGAGAGTAATTTCACGCGATACAAGTTTTATGCTATTACCTATTCAACATGTTTACAAACTGTCGTCATGGGAAATGCTTGTAGACGGAGGAAACGGTTTAGAACGAAGAGGAGATATTACTCCGGTATTACATAATATGATTGCGAATAATTTCTCACGTTGTGAGAACAGAGCATTGAAATATATTGTAGTAGGTATTATTGATACTTTTGATGTATTGAATGGAGCAGGAGACCTTGATACCATATTCTGTCAGGGAGAATCCGTTTATTTTAGAGATTCAGTACGCTACTGGTATACCGCAGGAACAGGAGTTTGTTCTCGTCCATTGCAAATACCGGGCGAAAACAATGATAGATTAGATGAATTGATGGATAAATTTGGACCGGCATTGGTTAACTATCCGTCAGATACTACTAAAATTTATCCTGATCCAACTGATTACTTTATATTAAGTGGCCCTATTCAGGTTTGCCCGCCTACACATTTTGGTGTTGCAGGAACAGATCCGGTTACCGCTGCTCCAATAACAAGATGTTATAAGTTACGTACCTATTATTATGAGCGTTTGTATTGGGATTTCGATTCCGATGGTAATTTAGATGCCGTTGGAAGCAGTGTTCCTGGCATACTTGTTAGCAATAAATACAGTGCACCGGGACGTTACAAAGTGTCGATGATTACGAGAGATAGCGTTGGTTATTGGGATACTTGTTACCGCTACGTTAACATTGTACATCCACATGCAGCTATTGAAGCAAAAGATGTATACCAATGTGGTGATGAGTATTTATTTAAAGATTCAAGTTATATTGGTGGAGCTCCTGGTTTTGATAATGTAGTAGGATGGAAATGGTGGTTTGGTGATCTTGGCTTTGCTCAAGATGCATTT containing:
- a CDS encoding gliding motility-associated C-terminal domain-containing protein; the protein is MARGQSASIVITPAVACAGVDLTTVEVVTTGILPADVVSYTIRWGLPNDTAVNNRIAGNPPNQFFFKKYATGGDYVITLVVKRTNGPDIVVTANRRIWNRPVTSFILQSPDNQCFKNNNYVFNNTSTRGAAPSAPLVQADWIFGDGSAVTVTNMSQNILNHKYTLNKPTYQIGLTITDSVGCKTDPLSDPLSTLPITIAPDIKPGFTISGIAQCDTSKYIYQNTTPLQYSFVDSFVWDYGDGTMYYSGVPGKQTQDFARWNNAYQHQYITAGVFYPSLFVYDKRSGCADSFYFQTSGLKLPENIIYEIEILTKRSPVNDSLADSVCLMVPNAAFVTLYNNFALEGPGGTPLNILWSFNDPNANPPGSDRFLNVFQPRYQYQGLGQYFPTLTVACPGIPSKTRTYTYYSKLDTLPKDPNRYQYEDFYAAPKPNVPQYVNAFGPRLNPVLYTRKGRVLTPASTLDTLFYNTNGRIPKFIYDTTYNASDPTDVDKIVGRFDGWGDEMSSDWDFFRKPDMSFLPTFYDTQMIQFRNPQTSTLITRPVLTPYYNPISRALRFKTLNDANVHDSLEVFKDRLIGIGVQIQGPLVRIEDPNTPITILPWQKLQCGPTFPVQFVNTSLIYQSDRLWKRWDFAEDQYAPACTSYSFPNPVAANGGLPPYLNAADLQNRTLGAFVANGKSYLGRFTSCNFSHDSLPTRLYQNWDVIFDWNKYGHDFPPYDSTRWTKGYTQWPTSQAPPTGFNWVQPRDTAGGPTWWPWNQPVLASGPTPTRVDTMSNIWPTDIQPNNVIRLNNPIPDPISSARGNWMDVLPVGTRIDSGLLVISLPNAHDGKPRSYKGSDLLPGTNITLYRYAFNRQTIQDITVTLQMKDSINNTSQDPDYRTVKIKFDTIKIYDPITHTYTKDSIIRDSLHLDEWDCHGASTVQLSFTRPDAFGLSQDGKVCPNFKSGSSGGDPQIILNRAGYLDSARTQPGPGIVPSSSRTFLMINYDSLLDRNDGTPCDLDNFVDFAGGTTNGGLTMPGMYNRVNYPPTPGGPWTSPSGARMWAHYFPSGPTPGGITNMPYSSKGWITLGIIVGTGCASPTNCNSPGCLSDTVWYHNFFRFIQLNASFTIEKFAFEDPAKPNFCYLRGKGDTVTFHYFDSLQDNVIADVWDWGDGTATVDSFYYQPETDEPYNRIRYEYNTQVLPWQCTDTTYYPIGTRVFSQTVRDTIWRCNDPLHALPPLRIDVRVISRDTSFMLLPIQHVYKLSSWEMLVDGGNGLERRGDITPVLHNMIANNFSRCENRALKYIVVGIIDTFDVLNGAGDLDTIFCQGESVYFRDSVRYWYTAGTGVCSRPLQIPGENNDRLDELMDKFGPALVNYPSDTTKIYPDPTDYFILSGPIQVCPPTHFGVAGTDPVTAAPITRCYKLRTYYYERLYWDFDSDGNLDAVGSSVPGILVSNKYSAPGRYKVSMITRDSVGYWDTCYRYVNIVHPHAAIEAKDVYQCGDEYLFKDSSYIGGAPGFDNVVGWKWWFGDLGFAQDAFRSDLQNPKYDYRKNGKYTLQLAVNTEQGCTDTITKDIFISGPRPHLFILDDTLGCVPHRVRVVSIPEREPWASPTDTPTKLTIIRSGRPDNLAIPVKYSTVDTVEFIYDEPGTYYIFAEAFDSETGKGVCRPITVPDTLGGFEAPIRIRTNVPYQVNLESSKDTVCVGEVFKFTNKSDRDTIDRYRLDVFNSTLSTRLDSVLKTDINVDTTWQYKLNQIGQYKFVLTSTRFQYGYAPCANTDTVTVVASKAKADFTPTQAGESSFRLVNNSDTAVSDKYTWKVYKADGSMFDGYPKDFDDVSPLNDFTAKFDVDSSTSLMVCIIADVAGTVSCPDSVCKIIQIILPPSKINIPNAFSPNGDNINDNFVIEIENFRKYSLTIWNRWGNTVFESDSPTKTWNGKTNNDGGENPSGTYYYIFTYQLKGGPEKTVRGSISLIK